Genomic segment of Arachis stenosperma cultivar V10309 chromosome 4, arast.V10309.gnm1.PFL2, whole genome shotgun sequence:
TGAAAGTCAACATTGATGACATGCAACAAATTAATATGATGTTGGCAGTTTTGCTGCTCTAATGGTGGGAGATTAGTAATAACATTGACTTACCATAGTATTGACTTTATTGTTCTTCTTGACGTGCTACTTCCTTTCATAACACTTGCTATTTTAGAAAATTGgtttttacaaatttttatatttttcaaaaaaataattagaatattaaagacaaaaaattgttttgttaaaaatatcgctatttatatatctctttttattaatttaatttttttaaataactaattttataatataatattagaatatttattatttaaaaaattaaagtttatatattaatgaaattaaaacttAATTAGTTGGGTTGGTAGCATGTGCTGTCGTTTTGATTACGATGATGGCTTTTGTAATTTATAAACGGCATTGATCACGCCGTCGCTTAAGTGTTAGTTAAGTTGCTAACTAACTGTGGGTACCGACTCATTACTCTCCCTACAccaaatattaattaataaccatttgactttttcttaatttttcttttctcttaatttcttgttaatatTTTATGCTTGCGTGCTTGATCATGCACTCATGCTTATTACTAATttactatattattttatacttttgttttgtttatcaGTTTATGAATATTTTCATGCTACTATTTTCAAGAAACTTAAGTctactaaataataataataataatagagtaaatgatcaaattaattagtctttaaaacatcatatattttttaaattggtttttaaaaaaaaattaattaaatttatcattcaaatattttaagttaGTCATGTTAGTCTTTCTGTCATTTTCGTTGCTAGTGGCGTTAGAATTTGTGGATGTGACATGTACACCACAACACATacctaataattttaatttgcgAATAACATGataagtttataaaattagattaaatcaattttaaattgaGGAATTCTAATGCCTCGAGATTTTTCTTAATTAGGCTTTAATGcatatgatttaatttaatgAACTTATTATGTTAATAATTAATCAGGACTTCTAAATGTGTTGTGGTATCATTTAACGtatcatattaataaattttgatgccGTTAACAAAGAAAGTGGCAgaaaatttaaagttttttgaggacaaatttaactaaaaaaatttttcagataccaatttaaaaattaatgatgttttaaaaacaaatttgattatttactcgataataataataataataataataataataataataataataataataataataataataataataatacaaaattatCTTCCTGAAAAAGATATTTATGACTTTTCCTAAGAGTTACAAACGGAAGTTTCATTAACAAATCTGGTCATATTTCAACTCGAAGACACATCAATCTTAATCTTAACATAAAATTTGAAGAGGCTTGTGTGAAATCTAAATGTAGGAATATAACAAGGTCAGCTATGGGGACCAAAAAAAGCAGCATAATATAATTTTCATTGCTACTATATAGTACTAAGAACTAAGAAGCTTTATTAGACCAAACTTTTACTGAAATATCCCTTGCTGGACCAACACATCTTTTGCAACCTACCTAACAAGGTTGTACCAAAATAATCAAATTGTCCTAACTAGTATTTAATTATTACACTACATACACACTACACTATTTCTAGAAACTTGAATAATATAAACGTTTATACTTGTAAAATAAAACCATGGAATATAGTGGAATACCTTCATTATTTTcggtttaaaattttaacaaaaagaaactataattttaatttaattataattctaATGAAGGGTAATATTTTAATATGCCCacaaaaattaaatcaatttataaaaaatgtCAACAGTAAACGTTTTATAAATGTACGTAACTTGTGGTTCATCATATATAATGAAGAAAGGTTGAGAATTTGTTTTCTAATTTGAGGTTCTAGATGTGTTAACAAACCGAcatagtttaatttttgttatctattttaaaaaaataataataaatggaTTCCACTCTTTGACTAACATGTTCAAGCAGCCATGAAATTAGTATAATAGTTTCCGCATCttatcatttatttatttatttatttatttatttttttaacggAAGCATCCAAGAAAAACCTTTTTCTTCAATCTCTCATGCATTTTGCTGGGGCCCATTAAATTTCTTAATTCATTATTTAAAAGCAATAATATTATCAGAATTTTGTTGAGAgaataatatatacatatagaaGAGTTTTAGGTATATAGAAAATATTAGTATTTCAGTTGTTTTAATCGttgatttgaattataaaaaatatatattatatattaattaaaattaacggttaaaataactaaaacacAAGTATTTTCAGTATATTTGATAACTTTTCAATACATATATAGgggaaaaattttaaatatattaaaaatatcggtgttctaattattttaattgttgatctgaattataaaaaatatatataatatatattaattaaaatcaatagTTAACCGGTATTTTTTGTATacttaaaatttatataatatatatatatatatatatatatatatatattatgatttttgttaaaaaaaattatatgcgACCAGCTGACTAATAAAGTAATAATTATTAAGTAAAACCAAGGAAATTGCAAAGTGAGAAACTTTGACATTAACTGTATTATTGAGGTGATATGATAGATGATGATAAAGATGGTGATaattaatgatgatgatgactgtagtgaatacaaaaaataataagtctacttgattaattaattagttaccCTATTACATATAATCACATTGTTTTCTTCTTAACCAAGTAAACGTTATCACTTCAGAATTTGCTCCCATCGTCCATTGAAGAAGATAAAAGGTAAACTGATATATACAATGAATTGAGACGTGAATGATGAAATTCgtttctaaaaaattatttattttttaaattaatttttttaaatttttagttaaatttatctttaaaatattttaagttattcatattaattcttttattatttctgttattaataatattaaaatttattgatatgacttgttaaataatattatactgactaaatatatattttataattttaattgacTATTAATATGATAAGTTTATGTAATtagattaaattaattttaaattaaaaaaattaaaatattaaaatttttcaatttgaattaatttgatttaattctataaatttatcatattaattgttaattatgACTATCAAATATATACTGTAATAATAATGTCATTTAATGTatcatattatttaattttaacatcataaacaataaaaataataaaaaattaattgatatgatcaacttaaaatttaaaaaattaaataaatttaattataaatcttttaacaattaaatgataatttaaaagaataaatgattttttaaaaataaatttgattatttactCATCATAACAATTGCCATTCACATCATTATTATCCTAtggttttaatttattaaataaaatttaaaagaatttcTAGATAACTTTAATTCGTGTCTCTTCCTTGTAGTATCTACGTCAAGTAGTTGTCACCATCGCCTATCGGAAAGTATATATTATCCACACAAATTCTAACTCCTCGGACAATAGTATATATTATCGTGTAATAATAactcttttaatttaattaacttGTCGTACCATCtaaaaattacttaattaataCCATCACTTGTTAGGCAATAGTTTAAATAAGTTGGCACTCCTTTGAAACACCCAAAATGGAAAAAGTAGATCGTGTGATATGATAAAATTACTctcttaaaaaatttaaattgataaaaaaaatatacgaataattatatgtttaaattaattttacttaaagtttattttgaatttatgtaattttttatatattttattattttattcttttttttactaaaattctttcttttaaaattaataaaaatcaaacattaaacttttaaattataaaatttttattattatgttataaattatttcttctaaaaatttaaattaataaaataaattatatgaataattatatttttattaaacaaTCGATCATTTTTCAAATATTGTTAGCTATATAGGCTAACTCTATGATTATAGCTAACTAGGATGATTAACTGATGGAGTCagttatttaattaataagttATTGGTGGGTAATGATAAATTGTCAATTGAAAGTTAGATATAACTATCTAGGGTGTACATGGTCCGACCTGGTTCGAAGATTCGGTCCGGTCTCAAACACTTTAGGGATTAATTTAGTGTGATTTTTTCGGGTCTAGGGTCGGGTAAGGGTCTCAAAGATAGACCCGatcattatttcgggtcgggtccggGCCATAACTCGGGTCACCCGAACTCGACCCGATGGCCCgatcatcatacacaattaatattttatgttggatgatggctattcttacgtggaatttaaatattacaaaccttaatattttgtgttattagtcatttataagattataagttaatgttttatgtttaaaatgtaTAAGACTTTAtactaatgcataatattgtgttatttgtattgatttaaatatttggtgttagacaatattagtattgattatggttatactttaattttagagaagggttggtttttgttatattttttaaagtgaATTTTACTATATGAATTGTGAAATAAAGGTTGGAGATTAGGTGATTTTTACATGCTAAAGACCCGGTTTTTACCTAGTTTTCACCCGGCCCGAATGTGCGTAGGTTTTATCGGGTTTAGGATCGGGTTAGGGTCCAAATATTAGGCCCGGTCTATATTTCGGGTTGGGTCTGGGTTAAGTCAAATCCGGTATGGCCCGACCCATGTACACCCTTATAACTATCCTTGTATTTTCCAtcagtttaaattttatagaGTAAATCAAGTTGGGTTAGTCTAATAGTTAATTTACTAGTTCGTTTAAATAAGTGTtgggagttcgaattttgcctTATGcatgtaataatttattttccAATGACAAACTCTTAAATAGAATTCAGTATCGCAGCGAATTAATCTTTATCCTGTCGGGTGATCGATAcgtgaaaacaatttttttttgtaaagtagtgattttattataaaaaataattctctCTCTCTATGTATATCGTGATGAAAAGGTGGGAATTGAAGAAATAGAAACCAAGAAACACTTGTGAAACACATGGTTTACCATACTTTTTGGTCTAAACTTATGCAATATGCATGGTCCATttttaatatatcttttcctttttacaGAAAAGTTTAGGTTAATTTATAAAACGTCTATAGACTGAATAAACGATTGAAAAAGTACAAACTTTCTTATCGCTTTTATCTTTAACAAACTCTAGCTAGTAGCTACCAACAATTCCGTAAGTAGTAGTGTTGCATCTTAatatatttctttaaaaaaaaatccataatacacatattttattttagcgTGTGAAACTGTGAATACAAcaataatttgattattaattaatattaagaGAGCTTCTAGATAGCAGCCGTTAATTAAGATGAATAATAATGTATGTCTTATATATATTCAAGTGCACGGCGTTGGCAGTTGCGAAAATTTCCTTACCCAATTTATTAGCAAGGAAACTATAATATATTAACCGATaataatttatcttatttaaccttttttaattattataataattaataaatccTGCTTAAATATAGCTTATTccttttccttgtttaaataTGGCTTATTTTGATGTATCTATGTATTTTTAGAGACAATAATAATAGTTGTTATGGTTaaatataacttatttttttaatttataattaaaaaatttttgaaaaagtcaTATTTAttgtttgtatatttttatgtaaTCTTATATACTATTTGTAAATCTATATACTATTTTCTAGGACAATGATATGGATTAAAAttgtgttttttaaaaaaatttgaatggaGTTGACGGGAGTTAGGCGAACTCTATAAAATTTACAGAATTCGTCGGGAGTTAAGCGAATTTGCCAATTTTTATAAAGTTTGGCGGGTCTAACGaatttgtttaaatactaacaaaaaagaaatcatattttaaaaattaaagtcCGAAAATCATGTTCGAAGAAATatgaacttattttattttattattgaaaaaatcCCTATTATAAGGATGTGTGTATATTAATTAAATGTTCACATCAAATCAATAATAAGTACTTATATGAGATGTGAGTTAATTAGTTATGGCTGATTACAAGATCATTGAATAATGAATATCATGGACAATGCGCGTTACTATGACTCTATGAGAAGTCAGAGATATAAACCttcgttattattattattttttttctttgaaagCAATATCCCATCaaatataaaaagggttttATATCATTTGTTTATTTTTCACGCTTTAGGCAggttgtttaaaattttattaattatatataatttgcaAGTAATTGAACTCATCACTATAATATATTATTGTAAAAGAAATTAAACGTCTATATATAAAATGAACAGTAAAATGTCATCgacaatatataataattgtatggctgcgtttgtttttttattttctgataaataattaaatattgcatattttaaaaatatagttttagagtttttgaaaattttaatcaaaataaacTGATCAAGCTAAggataaatatttttctttcattcatttaatcaattttttatataattattaattaaattatagattTTAATCAATAACATGAAATTCTATAATTGAGGCcaagaaattaaaaatgaaCAAATTTACAGTGTGATAatgaaaaattacaaaatgtaaagagttcaaaaaaaaaaaagaattaaaaacaCTCATCTTCCTATAATACACTAATTAACTATACTACCTTACAAGTCTTACATGTATAATTAACTCATCAACACAAACAATTTCCAATCTTCAAAATCTCCAAATCATTCTCAAAGGGTGTCAAATTCAAATCCAAAACCAAAACTCTCTTACTATTATTGTTCTTTGATATCCCATTTGGTGATGAAGACTCAAGGCTAGTGCTACCACCACTACTACTACTCATAGTagaagaattattattattattgttattattatgcAATAATAATCTTCCATTATGATGATTCAAATTTGAAGAAGTAGCTCTATGCCTCCTCATATGTCCACCTAATGCTTGACCAATTGCAAATTCCAACCCACAAATGGAACATTCATGAGTCTTAGGCTTTTGAGCTTCCAATTGATGTTGTTCTTCCATTTTGTTATTGCCACCATGATCATCATCCATCAACCTTGGCTTCTTGTGACTAGCTCTATGCCCTCCAAGTGCTTGAAATGAAGGGAATTGTCTGTTACATGTTTTGCACTCGAAAACtcggttgttgttgttgtcgtTGTTGTTGTTATAATTCGAAGAAAAACTTGAAGAATATGTTGCCTTAAATTGATCACTTCCTCTAGATAGTAGCATCAAGCAATTTGCCATGGTCATGCTTTCAATcacttctctttctctcttcatcatgataataataataataataatatgataaaatctttaatttgtatgtatcaattaaaaacaaaaactttGGAAAAATTGGTGTGTGGGttgtaaaagaataaaattttggaaaatttaGTATGTGGGTGATGATGATTGAGAAAGTttagagaaaagaagaaaactaAGGAAATGGAATTGGAATTGGAATTTGGGGGAGATAGAAAAGGGTGGTATTTATAATAAAAGGGTTgttgatttgattttttttgattAGGTTAA
This window contains:
- the LOC130976154 gene encoding zinc finger protein ZAT12-like, with amino-acid sequence MMKREREVIESMTMANCLMLLSRGSDQFKATYSSSFSSNYNNNNDNNNNRVFECKTCNRQFPSFQALGGHRASHKKPRLMDDDHGGNNKMEEQHQLEAQKPKTHECSICGLEFAIGQALGGHMRRHRATSSNLNHHNGRLLLHNNNNNNNNSSTMSSSSGGSTSLESSSPNGISKNNNSKRVLVLDLNLTPFENDLEILKIGNCLC